In Thauera sp. JM12B12, one DNA window encodes the following:
- a CDS encoding urate hydroxylase PuuD, with protein METLFEVAARWLHVVGALVWVGHNYATAVTRARYAPLSAADLSDPDSPRQRALMQREHGTFRHASLLVLGSGVAILWQRGWLAEALSLQGSLAPLGLGIWLAVIMVCNLWFVLWPHQKRVLGFVAAPVDERLRCARITFLSARVNTMLSIPVLFFMAAGAHGIALFS; from the coding sequence ATGGAGACCCTGTTCGAAGTGGCGGCGCGCTGGCTGCATGTCGTCGGCGCGCTGGTGTGGGTGGGGCACAACTACGCCACCGCGGTCACCCGCGCGCGCTACGCGCCCCTGAGCGCAGCCGACCTGTCCGACCCCGACAGCCCGCGCCAGCGCGCGCTCATGCAGCGCGAGCACGGCACCTTCCGCCATGCCTCGCTGCTGGTGCTCGGTAGCGGCGTGGCGATCCTGTGGCAGCGCGGCTGGCTCGCCGAGGCGCTCAGCCTGCAGGGCAGTCTCGCGCCGCTCGGGCTGGGCATCTGGCTGGCGGTGATCATGGTATGCAACCTGTGGTTCGTGCTGTGGCCGCACCAGAAGCGCGTGCTCGGCTTCGTCGCCGCGCCGGTGGACGAGCGCCTGCGCTGCGCGCGCATCACCTTCCTGTCGGCGCGGGTGAATACCATGCTGTCGATCCCGGTGCTGTTCTTCATGGCGGCGGGTGCGCATGGGATCGCACTGTTCTCCTGA
- the serC gene encoding 3-phosphoserine/phosphohydroxythreonine transaminase → MPAAVAHEVADACRPGPGSILSLPFTTPAYRTLQAETEACLRRLLAIPDAFAVLFLPGGASAQFAAVPMNLLGREGGAGAGARAKRAIGADACGGARARGTATPAAALYIDSGYWSRRAIAEAQRFGPVDVRELAALNLPVLDGDPAQAFAYVHVTPNETADGLQFPQLPLTRAPLVADLSSEFLTRTLDWQRLSLAYAGTQKTIGTPGLTLVVIRRALLDRARTDVPRVMDYAAQAAADSRLCTPPVLPVFVAHRMLHWIEAAGGVAAMAVRLQRRHALIAAAMAAGEAAGLYRSMVPAGWRSRVNPCFQLPDGRATGRFLAAADAAGLRDLCGHPERGGVRLSLYNGLADAAVEALAGFLARFARGVGADAGMASRGGEA, encoded by the coding sequence TTGCCGGCCGCGGTCGCGCATGAGGTCGCCGACGCCTGCCGGCCCGGGCCGGGCTCGATCCTGAGCCTGCCCTTCACCACGCCCGCCTACCGCACGCTGCAGGCGGAGACCGAGGCCTGCCTGCGCCGTCTGCTGGCGATCCCGGACGCGTTCGCCGTGCTGTTCCTGCCCGGCGGCGCGAGCGCACAGTTCGCCGCAGTGCCGATGAATCTGCTCGGGCGCGAGGGGGGCGCAGGGGCGGGTGCCCGGGCGAAGCGGGCGATCGGCGCGGACGCATGCGGTGGCGCCCGTGCGCGGGGCACGGCGACGCCTGCGGCCGCGCTCTACATCGACAGCGGATACTGGTCGCGACGGGCGATCGCGGAGGCGCAGCGCTTCGGGCCGGTGGACGTTCGCGAGCTCGCCGCCCTGAACCTGCCCGTGCTGGATGGGGACCCGGCGCAGGCATTCGCCTACGTGCATGTGACGCCGAACGAAACGGCCGACGGCCTGCAGTTTCCGCAGCTGCCGCTGACGCGGGCGCCGCTGGTGGCCGACCTGAGCTCCGAGTTCCTTACCCGTACGCTCGACTGGCAGCGCCTGAGCCTGGCCTATGCCGGCACGCAGAAGACGATCGGCACGCCCGGACTCACCCTGGTGGTGATCCGCCGCGCGCTCCTCGATCGCGCGCGCACCGACGTCCCGCGCGTGATGGACTACGCTGCCCAGGCCGCGGCCGATTCGCGCCTGTGCACGCCGCCGGTGCTCCCGGTCTTCGTCGCTCACCGCATGCTGCACTGGATCGAGGCCGCGGGCGGGGTGGCGGCGATGGCTGTCCGGCTGCAGCGCCGTCATGCGCTGATCGCGGCCGCGATGGCCGCGGGCGAGGCGGCCGGGCTCTACCGCTCGATGGTGCCTGCAGGTTGGCGCTCGCGGGTCAATCCGTGCTTCCAGCTGCCCGATGGCCGCGCCACCGGGCGCTTCCTGGCCGCTGCGGACGCCGCCGGACTGCGCGACCTGTGCGGCCATCCGGAGCGCGGCGGCGTCCGCCTCAGCCTGTACAACGGCCTTGCCGATGCGGCCGTGGAGGCGCTCGCCGGCTTCCTGGCCCGGTTCGCGCGCGGTGTCGGGGCGGACGCGGGCATGGCCAGTCGCGGCGGCGAGGCATGA
- the ntrB gene encoding nitrate ABC transporter permease, whose translation MSDTTSIAGLAPAPAAPPAWRMHALALYRRFAQHVLPPLVVLMLLVTIWELLCTRPGAALPPPSQVLSDTWELIIDPFFDNGGNDVGLAWQILASLERVAYGYLLAVIAGVSLGVLVGQSTWALRGLDPIFQVLRTVPPLAWLPISLAGFQDSNPSAIFVIFITAIWPIIINTSVGIRNIPEDYRNVARVIRLNGIEYFWKIMLPAASPYIFSGLRIGVGLSWLAIVAAEMLIGGVGIGFFIWDAWNSSRISDIILALVYVGVVGFLLDRIVAWAGRRVTRGTTPA comes from the coding sequence ATGAGCGACACGACCTCGATCGCCGGCCTTGCGCCGGCCCCCGCTGCGCCTCCGGCGTGGCGCATGCACGCCCTCGCGCTCTACCGGCGTTTCGCCCAGCATGTGCTGCCGCCGCTGGTGGTGCTGATGCTGCTGGTCACGATCTGGGAGCTGCTCTGTACCCGTCCCGGCGCAGCGCTGCCCCCGCCGAGCCAGGTGCTCTCCGACACCTGGGAGCTGATCATCGACCCCTTCTTCGACAACGGGGGCAACGACGTCGGCCTGGCCTGGCAGATCCTCGCCAGCCTCGAGCGCGTGGCCTACGGCTACCTGCTCGCGGTGATCGCCGGGGTGAGCCTGGGTGTGCTGGTCGGGCAATCGACCTGGGCGCTGCGCGGGCTCGACCCGATCTTCCAGGTGCTGCGCACGGTGCCGCCGCTGGCCTGGCTGCCGATCTCGCTGGCCGGCTTCCAGGACAGCAATCCGTCGGCGATCTTCGTGATCTTCATCACCGCGATCTGGCCGATCATCATCAACACCTCGGTGGGCATCCGGAACATCCCCGAGGACTACCGCAACGTCGCCCGCGTGATCCGGCTCAATGGCATCGAGTACTTCTGGAAGATCATGCTGCCGGCTGCCTCGCCCTACATCTTCTCGGGCCTGCGCATCGGCGTCGGCCTGTCGTGGCTGGCGATCGTCGCCGCCGAGATGCTGATCGGCGGCGTGGGCATCGGCTTCTTCATCTGGGACGCATGGAATTCGTCGCGCATCAGCGACATCATCCTCGCCCTCGTCTATGTCGGCGTCGTCGGCTTCCTGCTCGACCGTATCGTCGCCTGGGCCGGCCGGCGCGTCACCCGTGGCACCACCCCCGCCTGA
- a CDS encoding dihydroorotate dehydrogenase has translation MGLRFATPLLLAAGFDRTGRLLAVAAALGVGGVETGSHRPSAQGQLPLLRIAALRHPGRGAVARPCHGLSLLVPRVEDAGAAACRGRLRAALAAWQASADYAVLNPGRSGASPAHCVDLLASLAEVRDRLPRVRRLALVAKLPAAWMERADAAVWARHLVEAGADGLLVSAEGAPQRAGERLAALADALGAEVCLISVGGIDSVRVAAARLAAGARLVQIHRALLATPERVLPLLAGIAALGRGGR, from the coding sequence ATGGGGCTGCGTTTCGCGACGCCGCTGCTGCTCGCGGCCGGCTTCGATCGCACGGGGCGCTTGCTGGCGGTTGCTGCGGCACTGGGTGTCGGCGGGGTGGAGACCGGCAGCCACCGTCCGTCAGCGCAGGGTCAGCTGCCACTGCTGCGGATCGCAGCGCTGCGCCATCCTGGTCGGGGCGCGGTCGCACGTCCGTGCCACGGCCTCAGCCTGCTCGTGCCCCGTGTGGAGGACGCCGGGGCGGCGGCGTGCCGCGGACGGCTGCGCGCTGCGCTCGCCGCGTGGCAGGCGTCTGCCGACTACGCGGTGCTCAACCCCGGGCGCAGCGGCGCCTCGCCGGCGCACTGCGTCGATCTGCTCGCGAGCCTTGCCGAAGTTCGCGACCGCCTGCCGCGCGTCCGGCGCCTGGCGCTGGTGGCCAAGCTGCCCGCCGCATGGATGGAGCGCGCGGACGCCGCGGTCTGGGCCCGGCACCTGGTCGAGGCGGGCGCCGACGGACTGCTGGTGTCGGCCGAGGGCGCGCCGCAACGCGCAGGCGAGCGACTGGCCGCGCTCGCCGATGCGCTCGGCGCCGAGGTCTGCCTGATCAGCGTGGGGGGCATCGATTCGGTGCGGGTGGCGGCGGCGCGCCTGGCTGCCGGCGCACGCCTGGTGCAGATCCATCGCGCGCTGCTGGCCACGCCGGAGCGCGTGCTGCCGCTGCTTGCCGGCATCGCGGCGCTCGGCCGCGGCGGGCGCTGA
- the rlmB gene encoding 23S rRNA (guanosine(2251)-2'-O)-methyltransferase RlmB: protein MAKTPDNTSTKLIYGFHAVSAKLRHAPDAVLEVFLSADRKDARVKKFLAQAEAAGVRISQAEGDKLDGLVGTRRHQGVVAKVDATRRDIKLADVLDSLDENALILVLDGVQDPHNLGACLRVADAAGAHAVVAPKDRAVGLNATAVKVASGAADTVPYITVTNLARALREMQEAGVWVVGAAGEADKSLYDIDQKVPVAWVLGAEGDGLRRLTRETCDELARIPMHGSVESLNVSVASGICLFEARRQRG, encoded by the coding sequence GTGGCTAAGACACCCGACAATACCTCCACCAAGCTGATCTACGGCTTCCACGCCGTCTCCGCCAAGCTGCGCCACGCGCCCGATGCGGTGCTGGAGGTCTTCCTCTCCGCCGACCGCAAGGACGCGCGGGTGAAGAAGTTCCTCGCCCAGGCCGAGGCCGCCGGCGTGCGCATCAGCCAGGCCGAGGGCGACAAGCTCGATGGCCTAGTCGGCACCCGCCGTCACCAGGGCGTGGTGGCCAAGGTCGACGCCACCCGGCGCGACATCAAGCTCGCCGACGTGCTCGACAGCCTGGACGAGAACGCGCTCATCCTCGTCCTCGACGGCGTGCAGGACCCGCACAACCTCGGCGCCTGCCTGCGCGTGGCCGACGCCGCCGGGGCACACGCCGTGGTCGCGCCCAAGGACCGCGCGGTGGGGCTCAATGCCACCGCGGTCAAGGTCGCCAGCGGCGCCGCCGACACCGTGCCCTACATCACCGTCACGAACCTCGCCCGTGCGCTGCGCGAGATGCAGGAGGCCGGCGTGTGGGTGGTCGGCGCTGCCGGCGAGGCCGACAAGTCCCTCTACGACATCGACCAGAAGGTGCCGGTGGCCTGGGTGCTCGGCGCCGAAGGCGACGGCTTGCGTCGCCTCACCCGTGAGACCTGCGACGAGCTCGCCCGCATCCCGATGCACGGCAGCGTCGAGAGCCTGAACGTCTCGGTCGCCAGCGGCATCTGCCTCTTCGAAGCCCGCCGCCAGCGCGGCTGA
- a CDS encoding ABC transporter ATP-binding protein yields MSQAYLSISRVDMAFSRGGVTNPVLADVNLDIQRGEYISLIGHSGCGKSTVLNIVAGLLRATSGGVIVDGREVNAPGPDRALVFQNHSLLPWLTVYQNVEIAVQKIFQGKRSAAEQRDWILHNLEMVSMSHALDRLPAEISGGMKQRVGIARALAMEPKVLLLDEPFGALDALTRAHLQDEVMRIQSELHNTVMMITHDVDEAVLLSDRIVMMTNGPSATIGQVLDIDLPRPRDRLELADDARYTHYRHEVLSFLYEKQRKVEPIGSARARSAATAKRESAAMRA; encoded by the coding sequence ATGAGCCAAGCCTATCTCAGCATCTCCCGCGTCGACATGGCGTTCTCCCGCGGCGGCGTCACCAACCCGGTGCTCGCCGACGTCAATCTCGACATCCAGCGCGGTGAGTACATCTCGCTCATCGGCCACTCCGGCTGCGGCAAATCCACCGTGCTCAACATCGTCGCCGGCCTGCTGCGCGCGACCTCGGGCGGCGTCATCGTCGATGGGCGCGAGGTCAACGCGCCCGGACCCGACCGCGCGCTGGTGTTCCAGAACCACTCGCTGCTGCCCTGGCTGACCGTCTACCAGAACGTCGAGATCGCGGTGCAGAAGATCTTCCAGGGCAAGCGCAGCGCCGCCGAGCAGCGCGACTGGATCCTGCACAACCTCGAGATGGTCAGCATGAGCCACGCCCTCGACCGCCTGCCGGCGGAGATCTCGGGTGGCATGAAGCAGCGCGTCGGCATCGCCCGCGCGCTGGCGATGGAGCCCAAGGTGCTGCTGCTCGACGAGCCCTTCGGCGCGCTCGACGCGCTCACCCGCGCCCACCTCCAGGACGAGGTCATGCGCATCCAGTCCGAGCTGCACAACACGGTGATGATGATCACGCACGATGTGGACGAGGCGGTGCTGCTGTCCGACCGCATCGTGATGATGACCAATGGCCCCTCGGCCACCATCGGCCAGGTGCTCGACATCGACCTGCCACGCCCGCGCGACCGCCTCGAGCTCGCCGACGATGCGCGCTACACGCACTACCGTCACGAGGTGCTGAGCTTCCTGTACGAGAAGCAGCGCAAGGTCGAGCCGATCGGCAGCGCCCGTGCGCGCAGCGCGGCTACAGCCAAGCGTGAGTCTGCCGCAATGCGCGCCTGA
- the pqqE gene encoding pyrroloquinoline quinone biosynthesis protein PqqE: MPKDGSVVRLDGQGKPLWLVLELTYRCPLKCPWCSNPVDYTRDAQAELSTAEWKRVLREGRELGALQLGFTGGEPLLREDLEELVAEASALGYYTNLITSGVGLSEERLLALKAAGLKQIQLSLQSSERALTDALVGARAHELKLKVAHMIKAHGFPMVLNVPVFRHNIGQVEEILALAEDIGVDYLEFANIQYYNWAMVNRDELLPSLEQLQTAERAVQAARERLGQRMTIYFVIPDYYEGRPKACMNGWGAIHLTIAPDGVAMPCQEARIIEGLDFPSIRDKSLAWLWNESPTFRKFRGDEWMSPTCRSCDEKEKDFGGCRCQAFLLTGDASNTDPACARSPHHHLITAAIARAHAPGRRAQPLVLRNDRNARLLGANGGCATGGCAGGAAAGSDAALAVVEVDHV, encoded by the coding sequence GTGCCAAAGGATGGATCCGTCGTCAGGCTTGACGGGCAGGGCAAGCCCTTGTGGCTGGTGCTCGAGCTCACCTACCGCTGCCCGCTGAAGTGCCCGTGGTGCAGCAACCCGGTCGATTACACCCGCGACGCCCAGGCCGAACTGAGCACCGCCGAGTGGAAGCGCGTGCTGCGCGAGGGCCGCGAGCTCGGCGCGCTGCAACTCGGCTTCACCGGCGGCGAGCCGCTGCTGCGCGAGGACCTCGAGGAACTCGTCGCCGAGGCGAGCGCGCTCGGCTACTACACCAATCTCATCACCTCGGGCGTCGGCCTGAGCGAGGAAAGGCTGCTCGCCCTCAAGGCCGCCGGACTCAAGCAGATCCAGCTCTCGCTGCAGTCGAGCGAGCGTGCGCTCACCGACGCCCTGGTCGGCGCGCGCGCCCACGAGCTCAAGCTCAAGGTCGCGCACATGATCAAGGCCCACGGTTTCCCGATGGTGCTCAACGTGCCGGTGTTCCGCCACAACATCGGCCAGGTCGAGGAGATCCTCGCGCTGGCCGAGGACATCGGCGTCGATTACCTCGAGTTCGCCAACATCCAGTACTACAACTGGGCGATGGTCAATCGCGACGAACTGCTGCCCTCGCTCGAGCAGCTGCAGACGGCCGAGCGCGCGGTGCAGGCGGCGCGCGAGCGCCTCGGCCAGCGCATGACGATCTACTTCGTGATCCCCGACTACTACGAGGGCCGGCCCAAGGCCTGCATGAACGGCTGGGGCGCGATCCACCTCACCATCGCCCCCGACGGTGTCGCCATGCCCTGCCAGGAGGCGCGCATCATCGAGGGTCTGGACTTCCCCAGCATCCGCGACAAGAGCCTGGCCTGGCTGTGGAACGAGTCGCCGACCTTCCGGAAATTCCGCGGCGACGAATGGATGAGCCCCACCTGCCGCAGCTGCGACGAGAAGGAGAAGGACTTCGGCGGCTGCCGCTGCCAGGCCTTCCTGCTCACCGGCGACGCGTCGAACACCGACCCCGCCTGCGCGCGCTCGCCGCATCACCACCTGATCACCGCGGCGATCGCCAGGGCGCATGCCCCCGGGCGCAGGGCCCAGCCGCTGGTGCTGCGCAACGATCGCAACGCGCGCCTGCTCGGCGCCAATGGCGGTTGCGCGACGGGTGGCTGCGCCGGCGGTGCCGCCGCGGGCAGTGACGCGGCCCTCGCCGTGGTGGAGGTCGATCATGTCTGA
- the pqqD gene encoding pyrroloquinoline quinone biosynthesis peptide chaperone PqqD codes for MNDTALSPPAAGERYALNPMYLFRWEPTQDSHVLLYPEGIVKLNQTAGDIIERCDGQRTVAELVAELQLRYPGDDARVAEGVYKFLEVFRAKGWIRRQA; via the coding sequence ATGAACGACACCGCCCTCAGCCCGCCCGCCGCGGGCGAGCGCTACGCGCTCAACCCGATGTACCTCTTCCGCTGGGAGCCGACGCAGGATTCGCACGTCCTCCTCTACCCGGAAGGCATCGTCAAGCTCAACCAGACCGCCGGCGACATCATCGAGCGCTGCGACGGCCAACGCACCGTCGCCGAACTCGTCGCCGAGCTGCAACTGCGCTACCCGGGCGACGACGCGCGCGTGGCCGAAGGCGTCTACAAATTCCTGGAGGTGTTCCGTGCCAAAGGATGGATCCGTCGTCAGGCTTGA
- the bluB gene encoding 5,6-dimethylbenzimidazole synthase: MSSPTQAQAAPSRAHAHADAGPDAAAPHSSGASAGLAANAQPRFQTDPRFSTAERDAVYRAIHTRRDVRGEFLPDAIPDEVLARVLTAAHHAPSVGFMQPWDFIVVRSRAVRQKIHADFLAAHAEAEQMFDEAKRATYRNLKLEGILESPVNLCITCDRSRHGPVVIGRTHIGAMDVYSAVCAVQNLWLAARAENLGVGWVSILHPQALREALGIPGEIIPIAYLCIGYVRDFHAQPELEAAGWLKRMPLPELLHFDGWQGPADAGNAGLVEEIRQLRPGAR, from the coding sequence ATGAGCAGCCCGACGCAGGCGCAGGCCGCGCCCTCGCGCGCCCACGCGCACGCCGACGCCGGCCCGGACGCGGCCGCGCCTCATTCATCCGGGGCGTCCGCTGGCCTTGCCGCGAACGCGCAACCGCGCTTCCAGACCGACCCGCGTTTCAGCACCGCCGAGCGCGACGCCGTCTACCGTGCCATCCACACCCGCCGCGACGTGCGCGGCGAGTTCCTGCCCGATGCCATCCCGGACGAGGTGCTCGCGCGCGTGCTCACCGCCGCCCACCATGCGCCTTCGGTCGGCTTCATGCAGCCCTGGGACTTCATCGTCGTGCGCTCGCGCGCGGTGCGGCAGAAGATCCACGCCGACTTCCTCGCCGCCCACGCCGAGGCCGAGCAGATGTTCGACGAGGCCAAGCGCGCCACCTACCGCAACCTCAAGCTCGAGGGCATCCTCGAGTCGCCGGTCAACCTCTGCATCACCTGCGACCGCAGCCGCCATGGCCCGGTGGTGATCGGGCGCACGCACATCGGCGCGATGGACGTCTACAGCGCAGTGTGTGCGGTGCAGAACCTGTGGCTGGCGGCGCGCGCCGAGAACCTCGGTGTCGGCTGGGTCAGCATCCTGCACCCGCAGGCCTTGCGCGAGGCGCTCGGCATCCCGGGGGAGATCATCCCGATCGCCTACCTGTGCATCGGCTACGTCCGCGACTTCCATGCCCAGCCGGAGCTCGAGGCGGCAGGCTGGCTGAAGCGCATGCCGCTGCCCGAGCTCCTGCATTTCGACGGCTGGCAGGGGCCGGCCGACGCCGGCAACGCGGGCCTGGTCGAGGAGATCCGCCAGCTTCGGCCGGGCGCGCGTTGA
- a CDS encoding nitrate- and nitrite sensing domain-containing protein, whose protein sequence is MDSMLAFLVAARRCEIHDLEQLARSCELVHAVSELVHRLQAERGASNLHLASGGASFGAERAARVEASAAAEAAVRAWLAQPEVCQAEPAQAMPGGARLFTRVAFALHALDGLTGTRAAVDALRCTAGEATQHFSRVIAALLALVFEAADVAAEPAVSRLLVALFNLMQGKELAGQERASGAAAFAAGGAASAGAGGEQALLHLIEAQEACFERFEAFCPPAVRSSWEQARARMPMAELERLRRKLIAAGQGAALEPALAEPWFACCSQRLEIMRETEAALADGLRAACAQRIAALRADPDDPQSLLRALAGLPAAPAALGALVGPSAGEAGAGVPNRPAGDEPAGGEPIGPRLTRSIVDVLQAQSLRLQAMSDELAAVRATLDERKLVERAKGVLMRHQGLAEDEAYRLLRQTAMNQGRRLVDVAQAVLAMAELLPRRA, encoded by the coding sequence ATGGATTCGATGCTCGCCTTCCTCGTCGCCGCCCGCCGATGTGAAATCCACGACCTCGAGCAACTCGCGCGCAGTTGCGAACTCGTTCATGCGGTGAGCGAACTGGTGCATCGGCTGCAGGCCGAGCGCGGCGCATCCAACCTCCACCTCGCGTCCGGCGGCGCCAGCTTTGGCGCCGAACGCGCTGCGCGGGTCGAGGCCAGCGCTGCCGCGGAGGCTGCGGTGCGCGCCTGGCTGGCTCAGCCGGAGGTGTGCCAGGCGGAACCTGCCCAGGCGATGCCAGGCGGCGCACGCCTGTTCACCCGGGTCGCGTTCGCGCTTCATGCCCTCGATGGGCTGACCGGCACGCGCGCGGCGGTCGACGCGCTGCGCTGCACCGCGGGCGAGGCCACGCAGCACTTCAGCCGCGTGATCGCGGCCCTGCTCGCGCTGGTGTTCGAGGCCGCCGACGTGGCTGCGGAGCCGGCGGTGTCGCGGCTGCTGGTGGCGCTGTTCAACCTCATGCAGGGCAAGGAGCTCGCCGGCCAGGAGCGCGCCAGCGGTGCCGCGGCCTTCGCCGCAGGGGGTGCGGCGAGCGCGGGTGCGGGCGGCGAGCAGGCGCTGCTGCACCTGATCGAGGCGCAGGAGGCCTGCTTCGAGCGCTTCGAGGCCTTTTGCCCGCCGGCGGTGCGCTCGTCGTGGGAGCAGGCGCGCGCGCGCATGCCGATGGCCGAACTCGAGCGCCTGCGCCGCAAGCTGATCGCCGCCGGTCAGGGCGCGGCGCTCGAGCCGGCGCTGGCCGAACCCTGGTTCGCCTGCTGCTCGCAGCGCCTGGAGATCATGCGCGAGACCGAGGCTGCGCTCGCCGACGGCCTGCGCGCCGCGTGTGCCCAGCGCATCGCCGCGTTGCGGGCCGATCCGGACGATCCCCAGAGCCTGCTGCGGGCGCTCGCCGGGCTCCCCGCTGCACCCGCAGCGCTGGGCGCGCTGGTGGGTCCCTCGGCGGGCGAAGCCGGTGCTGGCGTGCCAAACCGCCCGGCCGGTGATGAGCCGGCCGGCGGCGAGCCGATCGGCCCGCGGCTGACGCGCTCGATCGTCGATGTGCTGCAGGCGCAGTCGCTGCGGCTGCAGGCAATGAGCGACGAGCTTGCAGCGGTGCGTGCCACCCTTGACGAGCGCAAGCTGGTCGAGCGCGCCAAGGGCGTGCTGATGCGCCACCAGGGGCTGGCCGAGGACGAGGCCTATCGCCTGCTGCGGCAGACGGCCATGAACCAGGGCCGGCGCCTGGTGGACGTGGCGCAGGCCGTGCTCGCGATGGCCGAGTTGCTGCCCCGCCGGGCCTGA
- a CDS encoding ABC transporter substrate-binding protein encodes MGNKAIKQSDFSRRDFMRSAAALTGAAMVGGLWSSRARAAGGALETTKAKLGFIALTDAAPLFVADEKGFFARHGMTEVEVLKQSSWGTTRDNLVLGSARNGIDGAHILTPMPYLIASGAMTANNVPVPMYILARLNLAGQCISVGNEYKDLKVGTDTTAFKAALAAKRASGKPVNAAMTFPGGTHDMWIRYWLAAGGIDPTRDISTIVVPPAQMVANMKVGSMDTFCVCEPWNRQLINQGIGYTANTTGELWHNHPEKAFGMRADYVDANPNATKALLKAVMEAQMFCEDPANREEVARICAKRRWINAPFEDIVDRMRGDFDYGTGRVVENSPQQMRYWKDQASYPFQSHDLWFLTENIRWGYLPRDFDMKGWVAKVNREDLWRQAAKELGVAAADIPASTSRGVETFFDGKVFDPANPMAYLDSLAIKSVRG; translated from the coding sequence ATGGGCAACAAGGCAATCAAGCAGTCGGACTTCAGCCGTCGTGACTTCATGCGCAGCGCCGCCGCGCTGACCGGGGCGGCGATGGTGGGTGGGTTGTGGTCGAGCCGGGCGCGGGCCGCCGGTGGCGCGCTCGAGACGACGAAGGCCAAGCTCGGCTTCATCGCCCTCACCGACGCCGCGCCGCTCTTCGTCGCCGACGAGAAGGGCTTTTTCGCCAGGCACGGCATGACCGAGGTCGAGGTGCTCAAGCAGTCGTCCTGGGGCACCACCCGCGACAACCTGGTGCTGGGCTCGGCGCGCAACGGCATCGACGGTGCCCACATCCTCACCCCCATGCCCTACCTGATCGCCAGCGGGGCGATGACGGCCAACAACGTGCCGGTGCCGATGTACATCCTCGCCCGCCTGAACCTGGCCGGGCAGTGCATCTCGGTGGGCAACGAGTACAAGGACCTCAAGGTCGGCACCGACACGACCGCGTTCAAGGCGGCGCTCGCCGCCAAGCGCGCCAGCGGCAAGCCGGTCAACGCGGCGATGACCTTCCCCGGCGGCACCCACGACATGTGGATCCGCTACTGGCTGGCCGCGGGGGGCATCGACCCCACGCGCGACATCTCCACGATCGTGGTGCCGCCGGCGCAGATGGTGGCCAACATGAAGGTGGGCAGCATGGACACCTTCTGCGTGTGCGAGCCGTGGAACCGCCAGCTCATCAACCAGGGCATCGGCTACACCGCCAACACCACCGGCGAGCTGTGGCACAACCACCCCGAGAAGGCCTTCGGTATGCGCGCCGACTACGTGGATGCGAACCCGAACGCGACCAAGGCCCTGCTCAAGGCGGTGATGGAGGCGCAGATGTTCTGCGAGGACCCCGCCAACCGCGAGGAGGTGGCGCGGATCTGTGCCAAGCGGCGCTGGATCAACGCGCCCTTCGAGGACATCGTCGATCGCATGCGCGGCGACTTCGACTACGGCACCGGCCGCGTGGTCGAGAACAGCCCGCAGCAGATGCGCTACTGGAAGGACCAGGCGTCCTACCCCTTCCAGAGCCACGACCTGTGGTTCCTCACCGAGAACATCCGCTGGGGCTACCTGCCGCGCGACTTCGACATGAAGGGCTGGGTGGCCAAGGTCAACCGCGAGGATCTGTGGCGCCAGGCCGCCAAGGAGCTCGGCGTGGCGGCAGCCGACATCCCGGCCTCGACCTCGCGTGGCGTCGAGACCTTCTTCGACGGCAAGGTCTTCGACCCGGCCAATCCCATGGCTTATCTCGACAGCCTCGCCATCAAGAGCGTGCGTGGCTGA